Below is a genomic region from bacterium.
TACCGAAAAGGAACCAACAGTGCTTCCTGGCAAGCTGCCAAACTTGTTACTAAACGGTACCTTAGGCATTGCCGTAGGTATGGCCACCGACATCCCTCCTCATAACCTCGTAGAAGTAGCGGATGCTATCACTGCTGTTATAGACAACCCGGAAGTCTCTATCGATGAGCTTACCGATATTGTAAAGGGTCCAGACTACCCAACCGGCGGCATTATTTATGACCGCAAAGCCATTAAAGAAGCTTATACCACCGGCAAAGGCGGTATTGTCACGCGCGGCAAGACCGAGATCGAAGAAATGGCCAATGGCCAAATGCGGATCCTGATTACCGAAATCCCTTATCGCGTAAATAAAGCGACCATGCTCGAAAAGATCGCATTGTTAGTTCAAGAAAAGAAACTTGAAGGCATTAAAGACGTGCGTGACGAAAGCGACAAAGATGGCGTGCGCGTAGTTGTCGAACTTAAAAAAGGCGCGCTGGCCAATAAAATCTTAAACCAGTTGTTTAAGTTCACCCAGCTGCAAGACACTTTCCACATGAATACCCTGGCCTTGGTAGATGGAATCGAACCGCACGTACTGAATTTAAAAACTATTTTAGAAAAATACATCGAACATCGTCAGGTTGTTGTTCGCCGCCGTACAGCTTACGAGCTTCGCAAGGCAGAAGAACGCGCACATGTATTAGAAGGCTTAAAAATCGCTCTCGACAACATCGATGCAGTCATTAAAACCATTCGCGCAAGCAAAGACCGTGTTGAGGCGCATGCCAATTTAGTAAAGAAATTTAAGTTATCAGATATTCAGGCCAGCGCCATCCTCGACATGCGCTTGCAAACCTTAGCCGGACTAGAACGCAAGAAAATTGAAGACGAGCTGAATGAAAAGCTAAAACTAATCAAAGAGCTAAAAGGGATTTTAGCTTCCGAAAAGAAAATTCTGGGAATCATCAAAGACGAAGTTACCGAACTAAAGGACAAATTTGGCGACGAACGCCGCACCCAAATTGTTGCTCAGGGCACTGGCGACTTTAGTGCCGAGGATTTGATCCCGGAAGATAATGTAATCATCTCTACTACCAAGTCAGGCTACATCAAACGCCAGTCCCCAGACACTTATCGCCAGCAAAGCCGTGGAGGCAAAGGTGTTATTGGCCAGACTCTTAAAGAAGAAGATGTGGTGGATTCCGTACTCTCTGCTTCTACCCACGATGACATCATGTTCTTCACCAACAAAGGGCGTTTGCTTGTAACCAAAGCTTACGAGCTGCCAGAGAGCAGCCGCACTAGCAAAGGCCAAGCTCTAGTTAATTTCCTGCAGTTGGCACCAGAGGAATTTGCAACAGCCGTTCTGGCTTTGTCTAAAAAGAGTGAAGCCCAGTTCCTAGTTATGGCCACCCGCAATGGCTTAATTAAGAAGGTAAAGCGCGATGAATTCGTTAAAGTCCGCAAATCCGGCATTATCGCCATTAACCTCAAGCCAGATGATGAACTGCGATGGGTTAAAACCACTTCTGGAGAAGATGAAATCATGCTTTCGACCGAAGACGGCCAGGCAATCCGCTTTAAAGAATCTGATGTCCGCCCAATGGGCAGAACCGCCAGCGGCGTAACCGGCGTAAAGCTGCGCAAAGGCGACCATGTAATTTCTATGGATATCATTACCAAAGACATGGAAGGACAAGGTAGGGAAGTATTGGTTATTACTCAACATGGCTTAGGAAAGAAAACTCCGATCAAAGACTAT
It encodes:
- the gyrA gene encoding DNA gyrase subunit A — translated: MAKKNPSDSEIAVADNNLGVIKQRFLEQEMQESYLDYAMSVIVSRALPDVRDGLKPVHRRILYAMHSMGLRSGGKTTKSAKVVGEVLGKYHPHSDTAVYDTMVGLAQVFSMRYPLVIGQGNFGSMDGDNAAAMRYTEAKMSPFAEAILEDIEKDTVDFRPNYDATEKEPTVLPGKLPNLLLNGTLGIAVGMATDIPPHNLVEVADAITAVIDNPEVSIDELTDIVKGPDYPTGGIIYDRKAIKEAYTTGKGGIVTRGKTEIEEMANGQMRILITEIPYRVNKATMLEKIALLVQEKKLEGIKDVRDESDKDGVRVVVELKKGALANKILNQLFKFTQLQDTFHMNTLALVDGIEPHVLNLKTILEKYIEHRQVVVRRRTAYELRKAEERAHVLEGLKIALDNIDAVIKTIRASKDRVEAHANLVKKFKLSDIQASAILDMRLQTLAGLERKKIEDELNEKLKLIKELKGILASEKKILGIIKDEVTELKDKFGDERRTQIVAQGTGDFSAEDLIPEDNVIISTTKSGYIKRQSPDTYRQQSRGGKGVIGQTLKEEDVVDSVLSASTHDDIMFFTNKGRLLVTKAYELPESSRTSKGQALVNFLQLAPEEFATAVLALSKKSEAQFLVMATRNGLIKKVKRDEFVKVRKSGIIAINLKPDDELRWVKTTSGEDEIMLSTEDGQAIRFKESDVRPMGRTASGVTGVKLRKGDHVISMDIITKDMEGQGREVLVITQHGLGKKTPIKDYKIQKRSGSGIKTVKITDKTGKIVSMCILSKTDEDKDLLLISKQGQTIRTPLKTISTLGRATQGVRVMKLNGDDTVASAAVV